tcaggttggatggtgagtgtcgctgcacagcaattttaaggtctctccagagatgttcgatggggttcaagtggctgggccactcaaggacattcagacttgcccccgaagccactcctgcattgtcttgactgtgtgcttaggaaaggtgaaccttcgccccagtctgaggtcctgaccgctctggagcaggtttgcaTCAAGGATTCCCtcattcctgactagtctcccagttcctactgctgaaaaacatccccacagcatgatgttgccaccaccatgcttcaacgtagggatgatgccaggtttcctccagacgtgacgcgtggcattcagaccaaattgttcaatcttggtttcatcagaccagagaatcttgtttctcatggtctgagagtctttaggtgccttttggcaaactccaagtgggctgtcgtgtgccttttactgaggagtggcttccgtctggccattctaccataaaggcataattggtggagtgctgcagagattgttgtctttctggaaggttctcccatctccacagaggaactctagagctctgtcagagtgaccatcgggttcttggtcacctcacctgaccaaggcccttctccccagattgctcagctTGGTggttcttggtggttccaaacttcttccatttaagaattatggaggccactgtgctcttagGGACCTTCAgggctgcagacattttttggtatctttcaccagatctgtgtcttggagctctacagacaattccttcaacctcatggcttggtttttgctctgacagccaatgtcaactgtgggaccttatatagacaggtgtgtgtctttccaaatcatgtccaatcaattgaatttaccacaggtggactccaaccaagttgtagaaacatctcaaggatgatgaatggaaacaggatgcacctgagctcaattttgagtctcatagcaaagagtctgaatagttATTTACATAAGGTTGTTATGGGGTTTTTTGCaaccatttctaaaaacctgtttttgctttgtcattatggggtgttgtgtgtagattgctgattaattatttgtatttaatccattttagaatactgCTGTAAGtggaaaaaaatgtggaaaaagtcaatgggtctgaatactttccgaagggacTATAAAAcatgtggatgtcaattaaggcagccccccgcacctctgattcagagggtgtgggttaaatgcggaagacacatttcagttgaattcactcagttgtacaactgactaggtttcccccatTCCCCTTtaaagtgttggtaccatgtttcatgagctgaaatataagattccagaaatgttccatatgtacaaaaagtgtatttctctcaaattttgtgcacagaattggtttacatccctattagtgagcatttctcattttccAAGATAAACCTTCCACCTgaccggtgtggcatatcaacaagctgattaaacagcatcattacacaggtgcaccttgtgctggggacaataaaaggccactctaaaatgtgcattttgttACATAACACGTCACAGATACAacttgcatgctgactgcaggaatgtccaccagagctgttgccagagagtaGAATGTTATTTTCTCTGCCATTCGCCAACTCTgtcatttcagagaatttggcagtacgtctaactggcctcacaaccgcagaccacttgtaaccacgccagcccaggacctccacagctggcttcttcacctgcgggatcgtctgagaccagccacccggacagctgatgaaactgtgggtttgcacaaccgaagaactTCTGCACTTGTCAGAACCTGTCTCAGGGAAGTTCATCTGCATGCTCTttatcctcaccagggtcttgacctgactgcagttcaacGTCAtagccactggcatgctggaaaagtgtgctcttcatggataaatcccggtttcaactgtactgggcaatGGCAGACAGAATATATGGTgtcatgtgggtgagcggtttgctgctCTCAACGTTATGCAGTGTCCCAtgatggtggtggggttatggtatgggcaagcataagctatAAACGAACATAattacattttatcaatggcaatttgaatgcacagaggtaCCATGATGAGATCCCGAGGCCCATTGTCGAGCCATTGAACCGCTGCCACCAACCACGTTTTagcataatgcacagccccaatgcacaaggatctgtacacaattcctggaaactgaacatgtcccagttcttccatggcctgcaaactcaccagatgtcacccattgagcatgtttgggatgctctggatcgacgtgtatgacagcatgttcccttttcccgccaatatccagcaacttcgcagagCCATTGAAGTGGTACAACATACCACAATCAGCtccatgcaaaggagatgtgttgtgctgcatgaggcaaaaggtggtcacaccagatctgactggttttctgatccatgcccctgaCCTTTAGGCCTAGACTAAGAATCTAGGAATTCCACAATCAACCACCAAAAAAACCTCAAAACCACATTCCCATTCACTTTTAGAAGGCTGGAGAATTGCTCATATGTCAATCACACAAGGTTCTGGTTGAGCTAACAAGGAAACTAACGTGCACAGTAAACTATTCGGAGCCGGTAGACGTGCCAAGGATGCCACATTCTATTGAGATTTTGTAGATCGGCTGCTTTGTGGAAAAAGCCATTCCATATTTAGGAATTCAAAGTACGGGAAACAAAAACCCTTTGAAGGTAACCACCACTGACTTTACATCCCCTAATCTTAAGAATGGGTTCATATGAAATGAATGAATATCGCAGTAATTTAAGATAAATTATAGTTTGTGGATGAATTTACTTTTGCCAGATGCCTAATGAATTTTTGGCTTAAGGACTATTGTTCATTTGACTTGGAGACGATTCAAAAAGGCCACTTCCATAGTGTATAGCTCATATTCAGGAGACTGGTTTCCACATACAACTTGAAAATGCCAGGGTGAGGTATTTACAATGTAGCACAACCGCCACCTGCTGGTAGTGACTGGGCAAGATAAATTCCATCCATTGGTCTCTTTGGCAACAGTCAACACTCGATTTAATGTTCGCATTGATGCCTGTATTTCTATAATCCATCAAATGTGATAATTGAAATACTAAAGCATGAAAACCAATATTTCAAATGTACAAAAGTTGAGTGTTTAACGTCATTGATCAGAAATGTCTCCACAAGTGCAATAAAAATTAAGAGTACAAGATGAGATGGTAACAAACATGACCCTTCATACTGAAAAATGACCACTGAAATTATACACGTTTTTATTTTGGAAAGTTCCATAGAAACTAACGGCTTATTTCTTCTTGTCAATACTCTCCGCTTCCGCCTCCTTTGCCCTCTTGGCACGGATGCCGAAGAGACGAGCATTGGCACGGGCCATACGCAGGCTGGCGAAAGCCTTGAAGTTCTTCTCATCCTCAGAAATCACCCTGGCCTTCTCCTTCTTGTGCACCTGCAGCAGAGGGAGAAGACACCCAATTACAACAATGTTGATTTAAAGATACTCATCAAGAGTAGAAGGGCTAGTAGAATGGCATTTCCGTCAAAGAGAAAGTCAAATACAATGAATGAATGGATAAGCAGAGTCCCATGTCATTACTCAATGCCTTAATTATGTATGTGTCCACTTGTGTAAGTTAAGGCCCAGCACAATCTGTCAGTCATCAGATAATAGGTTCAAAGAGAATCATCAAGGTAATACAGAGATTCCGGAGAATTTGTCATCACTTGACTGCTGATAGAGCTCTAACATACGTGTTCAATACATATACTCAAGAAACATTTTAAAATCTCAATTATGACCTGGTCTTCCCATTTACAGACAACCCTAATCAGTGTATTTTAAAGAAAATGAACTTATTTTTTGGGGGTGAATCAAGTGATATGAATGTGTGATACGTACATTCTTGATGGGCATGACAGCACCAGAGAGCTGCGTGGCCATCTTGATTTCCTCCTCCTGGAGAAAGGGAAAGGTTTTAATAAGCGCAGGAAAAGTAGCATCTACCATGTGCACATTCAAGACGGTACAGTCAATCTAAAATGCTATTGGGGTGAAGAGGAGATTTCAAACATTTAATTTCACACCAACTGAATCTAAATCAACAGAGCACAAACAAAGTAGTCACATAAGTTGTAGTCCAGATAACCATGCAGATCTGTTATGTGTAAACAATATTTTAAATGACATTCCAACACTGTCCACCAATATGTCTAAGACAGTATTATCTATAGTACAAACGTCTGGTTAATATCCTGCCCCTGCAGATCAATGTGACTCCGCACAAATAGCagtaaaaacatttcaaaaccTTCAGACCTGCTTGAAGCCCAATTTCCACACCTTAACTCCAAAACTTTCTAACAGGTCGTTTCAGAAACTACAGAATGGGCACTGGACACACGAACCCGGCAGTCATCAGATAATAGGTTCAAATGTAATCATCAAGGTAGTACAGAGATTCCGGAGAATTTGTCATCACTTGACTGCTGGCACAGTGCTGCTCACGATCCAGGTTTCATCACAATTTCAATCAATGCCCCAGTTATGAGCTAATTTTCTAAAATCACTTTTAACAGGGAATGTTATACATGACTGCTGAAGTCTTCACACTGAAATTATTTAACATCTGACCTTCAAATTAAGCAATCACTTTGACAATATGGTTATGCGTGCCCATACGTCTATAAACACAACCCAATGTTCTATGACTGACACTTACAGTGCTGTCTCCCTTCTTGGGTGCAGAGGCCTTCCTGGGGAAGAGGATGAGCTTGGAGCGGTACTCTTTCAGGCGCTGTACATTGGCCTGCAGGGACTCCGATGACCTGTTGCGACGGCGGGTGTCAACCGAGATGCCAATGGTGCGGGCTGTCTTCTTGTGGATTCCGGCGGCCTAGAATACAAAGCACATGCAAGACAGTGAACCAAATATTTAAGGAATGTTCAACATTTAGTTGCTAGCCATGCCTGGACATTTAGGAGTGTGAAGGCTTGCACATAATTCAATACAAGATTGCTACATTCAGACAAAAAAAGCCTGTCAAACAAATGGGTTAATAACTGGCTTGAGTCCAAAGTTATTACTCAATTGACTAGCTTTGGGAGAAAAGAAATGTATATGCACAGCACAcattaaaaaaagcagacatcagCAAAATGATTCAATTTGAATCATCAAGGAGGTAGAGATTCGGGAGATTTGTCGTCACTTGACTGCTGTAAAAGGTTCTAGTAGTCTGCAAGCCAAAATATATTCAATAAACTCACCCGTCTTTCAGGCTGTTCAGTCTTACACAACATACTAACACTGCCTAAGCCTGGAGGTTATTATTCAAAAGGTAAATGTACTGTTAAGTTTCCTCTTACCTTGAGCTCCTCCAGGGTGAAGCCACGTCCGGCACGCACCTTGGTGTGATACCTGATGGTGGGACACCTGACTTGAGGCCTGAGGGGACCAGCCACAGGACGTGGAGCAATACGACGAGCCTTGATTTGACGGGCCTTCCGCCTGAAAAATGAGGAGTCtgttcataaactcagcaaaaaaaaagaaacatcttcACTGTCAAGTAtgcttattttcagcaaacttaacatgtgtaaatatttgtatgaacataagattcaacaactg
This region of Salmo trutta chromosome 29, fSalTru1.1, whole genome shotgun sequence genomic DNA includes:
- the LOC115167272 gene encoding 60S ribosomal protein L13 — its product is MAPSRNGMLLNPHFHKDWQTRVRTWFNQPARKTRRRKARQIKARRIAPRPVAGPLRPQVRCPTIRYHTKVRAGRGFTLEELKAAGIHKKTARTIGISVDTRRRNRSSESLQANVQRLKEYRSKLILFPRKASAPKKGDSTEEEIKMATQLSGAVMPIKNVHKKEKARVISEDEKNFKAFASLRMARANARLFGIRAKRAKEAEAESIDKKK